The sequence CGAGCACGCTGAGCAGGTTCTCCCGGCCGTCGGGCGCGGTCCTGGACAGTTTGATCTTGCCTTCGAGCACCACGTAGAGGCGGTCGCCGGTCTCGTTCTCGCTGAACAGCGTCTGTCCCTTGGACAGCTCGACCTCCGAGACACTCGTGCGCAGCGCGGCGGCGCCCTCGCGGTCGAGCGCCGAGAACAGAGGGGCCTTGCCCAGCACGTCGTCGGTGTTCACAGTGCCTCCTGTTTCACGGCTCACGCAGTCATTGTGACCTATCCCACCGAGCAGCTCTCAAGGGGGCCATACGCGTAGGCTGTGCAGGTGCCTCGCAACGTCGGTCGTGCTGGTGAATCCCCGCTTGCCCTGGTCCGTCGCGCTCGGCGGATGGATCGCATCCTGGCGGAAACCTACCCAGATGCGCACTGCGAACTCGACTTCCGCAACCCCCTGGAGCTGCTGGTCGCGACGATCTTATCTGCGCAGTGTACGGACAAAAGAGTCAACATGGTTACTCCAACGCTTTTTGCGAAATATCGGACAGCGGAGGATTACGCCGGGGCCGACCGGGCCGAGGTGGAGGACATCATCCGGTCCACGGGGTTCTTCCGGGCCAAGACCAACAGCATCGTCGGCATGGCCCAGGCCCTGTGCGACCGCTACGGCGGAGAGGTCCCCGGCAAGCTCAAAGACCTGGTCACCCTGCCGGGCGTCGGCCGTAAGACCGCCAACGTGGTGCTCGGCAACGCCTTCGGGGTCCCCGGCATCACCGTGGACACCCACTTCCAGCGGCTCGTCCACCGGTTCCACTGGACGGAGGAGACCGACCCGGTCAAGATCGAACACATCGTCGCGGGGCTCATCCCGAAACGCGACTGGACGATGATGTCCCACCGCCTGATCTGGCACGGCCGCCGCATGTGCCACGCCCGCACGCCCGCCTGCGGCGTGTGCCCGCTCGCCGCGCTCTGCCCTTCGTACGGCATCGGCCCCGTCGCCCCCGCCCAGGCCGCCAAACTGGTACGCCCCGGCCCCTTCTCGTGACCGGCTCCCGATGACCGGGAAGCACGGGACGGGGCACCGTGTTGCAGAGACCGGAGGTGTGCCCGTGGAAGTGCCCGGATGGTTGGAGACGCTGGCCGAACGGGTCGCGAGGACACCGGTGCCCCCGCCGCTGCGCCCACCGGGTTCGGGCGGCCGGCCGGCGGCGGTGCTGATGCTGTTCGGAGAGGGGCCGCTCGGCCCCGACGTGCTGCTGATCCAGCGCAGCTCACGCGGGCGCCGGCACGCGGGGCAGCCCGCCTTCCCCGGCGGCGGCGTGGATCCCGAGGACGGCGGCCCGATCCC comes from Streptosporangium roseum DSM 43021 and encodes:
- the nth gene encoding endonuclease III, encoding MQVPRNVGRAGESPLALVRRARRMDRILAETYPDAHCELDFRNPLELLVATILSAQCTDKRVNMVTPTLFAKYRTAEDYAGADRAEVEDIIRSTGFFRAKTNSIVGMAQALCDRYGGEVPGKLKDLVTLPGVGRKTANVVLGNAFGVPGITVDTHFQRLVHRFHWTEETDPVKIEHIVAGLIPKRDWTMMSHRLIWHGRRMCHARTPACGVCPLAALCPSYGIGPVAPAQAAKLVRPGPFS